Proteins encoded together in one Cicer arietinum cultivar CDC Frontier isolate Library 1 chromosome 4, Cicar.CDCFrontier_v2.0, whole genome shotgun sequence window:
- the LOC101491349 gene encoding uncharacterized protein isoform X2, translating into MNSFPSRVLESLDSSKVSDNSNDQSHEFLSFVSRVDKVNKDVDGVGGNFNLDMDLSTLEKIVNENTPSSCSTEFSSTFNQGRSLVMIEGGPSHPKKIFFDKNRYLKNKIEKKKKSRFHFFNSFFFQKLANMDKNPSNACDGKAAFLRVRKWTRKVNLFEKDYIFIPVNFNLHWSLIVICHPGEVVNIDDTKPGESHRVPCILHLDSVRGYHSGLKEIVQSYLWEEWKERKGDTCRENLLARFLNMQFLPVGVPQQENSYDCGLFLLHYLERFLAEAPVNFNPSKLTKLSNFLNLDWFIPAEASLKRTIIHKLIFELVENYGSHEDFSSDGDDTHCSKYSDKMIAGQCHAINGETSTSHSGRGIEMGISFASYMRSPSFDQLSSNQDFNGSIYETEEVRPLLEDKCGEINLMSIENLEQLPDMNGDATVNLSVDSLINFSEDWNMISAGNKNGYAHMSCQETPTLQRHQVSDAVDTDFCEEQAAKKRRLIPLDTSCCAPDKKESLEDKSRVRNWLSIEKIKQFLAVNDYPPAVNFATTTCAGKKNERRHLSTKKRRLCNTRA; encoded by the exons ATGAACTCCTTCCCGTCTAGGGTTTTGGAATCTCTCGATTCCTCGAAGGTATCCGACAATTCAAATGATCAATCTCACGAGTTTCTCAGTTTCG TTTCCCGAGTAGACAAGGTCAATAAAGATGTTGATGGAGTTGGTGGTAACTTTAATTTGGATATGGATCTGAGCACATTGGAAAAAATTGTGAATGAGAATACTCCATCAAGTTGTTCTACTGAGTTCTCCTCGACATTTAATCAAGGGCGGAGCTTAGTTATGATAGAGGGAGGCCCCAGCCACCCCAAAAAAATTTTCTTCGATAAAAATAG ATATCTGAAGAATAAgattgaaaagaagaaaaagtctAGGTTCCATTTTTTCAatagttttttctttcaaaagctGGCTAATATGGACAAAAATCCATCCAATGCTTGTGATGGAAAAGCAGCATTTCTACGTGTTCGGAAATGGACAAGAAAAGTAAATTTGTTTGAAAAGGATTATATTTTCATACCTGTGAACTTCAA TCTTCACTGGAGCTTAATAGTAATTTGTCATCCTGGTGAAGTGGTTAATATTGATG ACACAAAGCCGGGCGAGTCACATAGGGTACCCTGCATATTGCATTTGGATTCTGTCAGGGGATACCATAGTGGTCTGAAAGAGATTGTGCAAAG TTATTTGTGGGAAGAATGGAAAGAGAGAAAAGGGGATACGTGTCGAGAAAACCTTTTAGCAAGATTTTTGAACATGCAGTTTCTCCCTGTTGGG GTACCACAACAGGAAAACTCATATGACTGTGGGCTCTTTTTGCTACATTATCTAGAGCGCTTCTTGGCTGAAGCTCCAGTTAATTTCAATCCATCTAAGCTGACCAAGCTCTCTAACTTT CTCAATTTGGATTGGTTTATACCTGCGGAGGCTTCTCTCAAGCGAACaattatacataaattaatCTTTGAACTAGTGGAAAACTATGGTTCACATGAAGACTTTTCATCTGATGGTGATGACACCCACTGCTCAAAATATAGTGATAAGATGATTGCTGGTCAGTGTCATGCAATCAATGGAGAGACATCAACTTCCCATTCTGGCCGGGGAATAGAAATGGGTATATCGTTCGCTTCATATATGCGTTCTCCATCTTTTGACCAATTATCATCTAATCAGGATTTCAATGGTTCAATATATGAAACGGAg GAAGTTAGACCACTGCTTGAAGATAAATGTGGAGAGATAAATTTGATGTCCATAGAAAACCTTGAACAGTTGCCCGATATGAATGGTGATGCTACTGTCAATTTGTCAGTTGATTCCCTCATTAATTTTTCTGAAGACTGGAACATGATTAGTGCTGGCAACAAGAATGGGTATGCACATATGTCCTGTCAAGAGACACCAACGTTACAACGGCATCAAGTTTCTGATGCAGTCGATACAGATTTTTGTGAGGAGCAAGCTGCAAAGAAGAGACGCCTTATACCTCTAGATACATCGTGTTGTGCACCAGATAAAAAAGAATCACTTGAAGATAAAAGTAGAGTAAGAAATTGGCTCTCCATAGAAAAGATTAAGCAATTTTTAGCTGTGAATGATTATCCTCCTGCGGTCAATTTTGCAACTACTACGTGTGCTGGTAAGAAGAATGAGCGTCGACATTTGTCCACCAAGAAAAGGCGTCTATGCAATACGAGAGCTTGA
- the LOC101491349 gene encoding probable ubiquitin-like-specific protease 2B isoform X1, which translates to MNSFPSRVLESLDSSKVSDNSNDQSHEFLSFVSRVDKVNKDVDGVGGNFNLDMDLSTLEKIVNENTPSSCSTEFSSTFNQGRSLVMIEGGPSHPKKIFFDKNSFKEPFKELVYPRGDPDAVTLTMRDIGLLQPATYINDTIIDFYIQYLKNKIEKKKKSRFHFFNSFFFQKLANMDKNPSNACDGKAAFLRVRKWTRKVNLFEKDYIFIPVNFNLHWSLIVICHPGEVVNIDDTKPGESHRVPCILHLDSVRGYHSGLKEIVQSYLWEEWKERKGDTCRENLLARFLNMQFLPVGVPQQENSYDCGLFLLHYLERFLAEAPVNFNPSKLTKLSNFLNLDWFIPAEASLKRTIIHKLIFELVENYGSHEDFSSDGDDTHCSKYSDKMIAGQCHAINGETSTSHSGRGIEMGISFASYMRSPSFDQLSSNQDFNGSIYETEEVRPLLEDKCGEINLMSIENLEQLPDMNGDATVNLSVDSLINFSEDWNMISAGNKNGYAHMSCQETPTLQRHQVSDAVDTDFCEEQAAKKRRLIPLDTSCCAPDKKESLEDKSRVRNWLSIEKIKQFLAVNDYPPAVNFATTTCAGKKNERRHLSTKKRRLCNTRA; encoded by the exons ATGAACTCCTTCCCGTCTAGGGTTTTGGAATCTCTCGATTCCTCGAAGGTATCCGACAATTCAAATGATCAATCTCACGAGTTTCTCAGTTTCG TTTCCCGAGTAGACAAGGTCAATAAAGATGTTGATGGAGTTGGTGGTAACTTTAATTTGGATATGGATCTGAGCACATTGGAAAAAATTGTGAATGAGAATACTCCATCAAGTTGTTCTACTGAGTTCTCCTCGACATTTAATCAAGGGCGGAGCTTAGTTATGATAGAGGGAGGCCCCAGCCACCCCAAAAAAATTTTCTTCGATAAAAATAG TTTCAAGGAGCCTTTTAAAGAACTTGTATATCCAAGAGGGGACCCAGATGCTGTTACTCTCACTATGAGAGATATTGGTCTATTACAACCAGCTACCTATATAAATGACAccattattgatttttatattca ATATCTGAAGAATAAgattgaaaagaagaaaaagtctAGGTTCCATTTTTTCAatagttttttctttcaaaagctGGCTAATATGGACAAAAATCCATCCAATGCTTGTGATGGAAAAGCAGCATTTCTACGTGTTCGGAAATGGACAAGAAAAGTAAATTTGTTTGAAAAGGATTATATTTTCATACCTGTGAACTTCAA TCTTCACTGGAGCTTAATAGTAATTTGTCATCCTGGTGAAGTGGTTAATATTGATG ACACAAAGCCGGGCGAGTCACATAGGGTACCCTGCATATTGCATTTGGATTCTGTCAGGGGATACCATAGTGGTCTGAAAGAGATTGTGCAAAG TTATTTGTGGGAAGAATGGAAAGAGAGAAAAGGGGATACGTGTCGAGAAAACCTTTTAGCAAGATTTTTGAACATGCAGTTTCTCCCTGTTGGG GTACCACAACAGGAAAACTCATATGACTGTGGGCTCTTTTTGCTACATTATCTAGAGCGCTTCTTGGCTGAAGCTCCAGTTAATTTCAATCCATCTAAGCTGACCAAGCTCTCTAACTTT CTCAATTTGGATTGGTTTATACCTGCGGAGGCTTCTCTCAAGCGAACaattatacataaattaatCTTTGAACTAGTGGAAAACTATGGTTCACATGAAGACTTTTCATCTGATGGTGATGACACCCACTGCTCAAAATATAGTGATAAGATGATTGCTGGTCAGTGTCATGCAATCAATGGAGAGACATCAACTTCCCATTCTGGCCGGGGAATAGAAATGGGTATATCGTTCGCTTCATATATGCGTTCTCCATCTTTTGACCAATTATCATCTAATCAGGATTTCAATGGTTCAATATATGAAACGGAg GAAGTTAGACCACTGCTTGAAGATAAATGTGGAGAGATAAATTTGATGTCCATAGAAAACCTTGAACAGTTGCCCGATATGAATGGTGATGCTACTGTCAATTTGTCAGTTGATTCCCTCATTAATTTTTCTGAAGACTGGAACATGATTAGTGCTGGCAACAAGAATGGGTATGCACATATGTCCTGTCAAGAGACACCAACGTTACAACGGCATCAAGTTTCTGATGCAGTCGATACAGATTTTTGTGAGGAGCAAGCTGCAAAGAAGAGACGCCTTATACCTCTAGATACATCGTGTTGTGCACCAGATAAAAAAGAATCACTTGAAGATAAAAGTAGAGTAAGAAATTGGCTCTCCATAGAAAAGATTAAGCAATTTTTAGCTGTGAATGATTATCCTCCTGCGGTCAATTTTGCAACTACTACGTGTGCTGGTAAGAAGAATGAGCGTCGACATTTGTCCACCAAGAAAAGGCGTCTATGCAATACGAGAGCTTGA